One window of Amaranthus tricolor cultivar Red isolate AtriRed21 chromosome 13, ASM2621246v1, whole genome shotgun sequence genomic DNA carries:
- the LOC130798993 gene encoding auxin-induced protein 6B-like, which produces MSVAGGNGFPKRNTIRHIVRLHQMLRRWRNKAAQRRIPSDVPSGHLAVTVGSNGRRFIVRATYLNHPVFRKLLVQAEEEYGFSNQTGPLSIPCDENVFEEILRFMNRSDSTARFVNLEDFQRSNHCHVGFQSSLTDSRPLLEKSVW; this is translated from the coding sequence ATGTCGGTCGCAGGAGGAAACGGGTTTCCAAAACGCAACACAATCCGTCACATTGTACGACTCCATCAAATGTTACGACGTTGGAGGAACAAAGCAGCTCAACGTCGTATTCCTTCTGATGTTCCGTCTGGACACTTGGCTGTTACCGTTGGTTCTAACGGTCGCCGGTTCATTGTCCGAGCTACTTACTTAAACCATCCGGTTTTTAGAAAACTGTTGGTTCAAGCTGAAGAAGAGTATGGGTTCAGTAACCAAACCGGTCCGTTGTCTATTCCTTGTGATGAGAATGTTTTCGAGGAAATTCTTCGGTTTATGAACCGGTCTGATTCTACTGCCCGGTTTGTTAATCTTGAAGATTTTCAACGGTCAAACCATTGTCATGTTGGGTTCCAGAGTAGCCTTACGGATTCTCGACCATTACTCGAGAAATCCGTATGGTAA